In Paralcaligenes sp. KSB-10, the following are encoded in one genomic region:
- a CDS encoding SDR family oxidoreductase — protein sequence MDLGIAGRTALVCGASKGLGRGCAQALVREGVNVVIVARGAEALEATAQALQATADTVGPTPPSVRHVAADITTAQGRALVFSVQKEFDIVVTNAGGPPPGDFRDWDRDTWIAALNANMLTPIELIKATVDGMAARGFGRIVNITSSSVKAPIDILGLSNGARSGLTGFVSGVARSAIAAKGVTLNNLLPGSFDTDRLKSGMEAVAGKLGQDLATVREARQKSIPAHRFGTAAEFGEICAFLCSVHAEYLTGQNILVDGGAYPGTY from the coding sequence ATGGATCTCGGGATTGCGGGCAGAACTGCCCTGGTATGCGGAGCCAGCAAGGGACTGGGCCGAGGCTGCGCGCAGGCGCTGGTACGCGAAGGCGTCAATGTAGTGATTGTCGCGCGCGGCGCCGAGGCGCTAGAGGCCACAGCCCAGGCATTGCAGGCAACCGCCGATACCGTCGGCCCGACGCCGCCCTCTGTCAGGCACGTCGCGGCGGACATCACGACGGCCCAGGGCCGGGCTCTGGTCTTTAGCGTTCAGAAAGAATTCGATATTGTCGTCACCAATGCCGGCGGACCGCCTCCCGGCGACTTCCGCGACTGGGATCGCGATACCTGGATAGCGGCGCTCAACGCCAATATGCTCACACCCATCGAATTGATCAAGGCGACGGTCGATGGCATGGCGGCCCGCGGCTTTGGACGCATCGTCAATATCACCTCAAGTTCGGTAAAGGCGCCGATCGATATTCTGGGATTATCCAACGGAGCACGCAGCGGACTCACAGGCTTTGTCTCCGGCGTGGCGCGCAGCGCGATCGCCGCCAAAGGCGTGACGCTCAACAACCTTTTGCCCGGTTCCTTCGATACGGATCGTCTCAAAAGCGGGATGGAAGCTGTCGCGGGGAAGTTGGGGCAAGATCTGGCCACCGTGCGCGAGGCGCGTCAAAAAAGCATTCCGGCGCATCGCTTCGGTACCGCGGCCGAGTTCGGCGAAATTTGCGCATTCCTTTGCAGCGTGCACGCGGAATATTTGACAGGCCAGAATATTCTCGTGGACGGCGGCGCCTATCCAGGAACTTATTGA
- a CDS encoding MFS family transporter: MTANNPANSAAAIVAASPIPHYTAEEKRKRIFAIVAASSGNLVEWFDFYVYAFCAIYFAHSFFPQANPTVQLLNTAGVFAAGFLMRPIGGWLFGRIADRAGRKNSMVISVTMMCAGSLVIACLPTYASIGAWAPALLLVARLFQGLSVGGEYGTTATYMSEVALRGQRGFFSSFQYVTLIGGQLLAVLVIVILQQLLSEQELKDWGWRIPFVVGAVTAVVALLLRRGLHETSTADTRGNKEAGTLGGLFRHHKAAFFTVLGFTAGGSLIFYTFTTYMQKYLVNSAGMSIKTASYVMTACLFVYMCLQPLFGMLSDRIGRRNNMLLFGGLGALCTVPIMLALHSVTNPVMAFVLIVLALAVVSFYTSISGIVKAEMFPPEVRALGVGFAYAVANAIFGGSAEYVALGLKALGHETSFYWYVTAMMVLAFLVSLRLPRQAAYLHHDH; this comes from the coding sequence ATGACCGCCAATAACCCCGCAAATTCCGCCGCCGCGATCGTGGCGGCGTCGCCCATTCCGCACTACACCGCTGAAGAAAAGCGCAAGCGCATCTTTGCCATCGTTGCCGCCTCGTCGGGCAATCTGGTCGAGTGGTTCGACTTTTATGTGTATGCATTCTGCGCCATTTATTTCGCCCACTCGTTCTTCCCGCAGGCGAACCCCACCGTCCAACTGCTCAACACGGCCGGTGTCTTTGCGGCAGGATTTCTGATGCGCCCGATCGGTGGCTGGCTGTTCGGCCGGATCGCGGACAGGGCCGGACGCAAGAATTCGATGGTGATTTCGGTCACGATGATGTGCGCGGGCTCGCTCGTCATCGCCTGCCTGCCCACCTATGCAAGCATAGGCGCATGGGCCCCCGCCCTGCTGCTGGTGGCGCGCCTGTTCCAGGGACTTTCGGTCGGCGGCGAATATGGCACCACGGCCACCTATATGAGCGAGGTGGCGTTGCGGGGCCAGCGCGGCTTTTTCTCATCGTTCCAATATGTGACCTTGATCGGGGGACAACTGCTGGCGGTACTGGTCATCGTCATTCTGCAGCAATTGCTCAGCGAGCAGGAATTGAAAGACTGGGGCTGGCGCATTCCATTTGTGGTCGGCGCCGTTACGGCCGTTGTCGCCCTGCTGCTGCGGCGCGGCCTGCACGAAACATCCACGGCCGATACACGCGGCAACAAGGAAGCGGGCACCCTGGGCGGTCTATTTCGGCACCACAAAGCTGCCTTCTTTACCGTCCTGGGCTTCACCGCCGGCGGCTCGCTGATTTTCTATACCTTCACCACCTATATGCAAAAGTACCTGGTCAACTCGGCCGGCATGTCAATCAAGACCGCCAGCTACGTGATGACCGCCTGCCTTTTTGTGTATATGTGCCTGCAGCCTCTGTTCGGCATGCTGTCCGATCGTATCGGACGCCGCAACAATATGCTGCTGTTTGGCGGGCTCGGCGCCCTGTGCACCGTGCCCATCATGCTGGCGCTGCACAGCGTCACGAATCCGGTCATGGCTTTCGTGCTGATCGTACTCGCACTGGCGGTCGTCAGCTTCTACACGTCCATCAGCGGGATTGTGAAAGCTGAAATGTTTCCGCCCGAGGTGCGCGCACTGGGGGTCGGATTCGCCTACGCGGTCGCCAATGCCATTTTTGGCGGCTCCGCCGAATATGTAGCGCTTGGCCTCAAGGCCCTGGGGCATGAGACCAGCTTCTATTGGTACGTGACGGCAATGATGGTGCTGGCCTTCCTGGTCAGCCTGCGCTTGCCGCGACAGGCCGCGTACCTGCACCACGATCACTGA
- a CDS encoding SDR family NAD(P)-dependent oxidoreductase: MHHARSHSMSSKIAVVTGASRGLGKNTALKLAAQGVDVILTYHSNLAEAQALVAEITQAGRRAAALQLDVGLSATFDAFAAQVRHELSRQWQRENFDFLVNNAGIGIHAAFADTTEEQFDQLMNIQLKGPYFLTQKLLPLMADHGRIVNVSSGLTRFSLPGYSAYAAMKGGIEVLTRYMAKELGSRGIAVNVVAPGAIATDFGGGAVRDNAELNRFVASNTALGRAGQADDIGGAIAALFLDSNRWVNAQRIEISGGMFL, from the coding sequence ATGCATCACGCAAGGAGTCACAGTATGAGCAGCAAAATTGCAGTTGTAACCGGCGCCAGCCGCGGCCTGGGCAAGAATACCGCCTTGAAACTGGCTGCCCAGGGCGTCGACGTCATTCTTACCTATCACAGCAATCTGGCCGAAGCGCAAGCCCTTGTCGCGGAAATCACGCAGGCGGGGCGGCGTGCGGCGGCGCTGCAACTGGATGTCGGCCTCAGTGCCACCTTTGACGCCTTTGCCGCGCAGGTCCGGCATGAGCTAAGCCGGCAGTGGCAGCGCGAGAATTTCGACTTTCTGGTGAATAACGCCGGAATCGGCATTCATGCGGCGTTTGCCGACACGACGGAAGAGCAGTTCGATCAACTGATGAATATTCAGTTGAAGGGGCCGTACTTCCTGACGCAAAAGCTATTGCCGCTGATGGCCGACCATGGCCGGATTGTGAATGTGTCGTCGGGGCTGACGCGGTTTAGCCTGCCGGGATACTCCGCTTACGCCGCCATGAAGGGCGGCATCGAGGTGCTTACCCGCTACATGGCCAAGGAACTGGGCTCGCGCGGCATCGCCGTCAATGTTGTCGCGCCGGGCGCGATCGCCACTGATTTTGGCGGCGGAGCGGTGCGGGACAATGCGGAGCTCAATCGCTTCGTCGCGTCCAATACAGCGCTGGGTCGTGCCGGCCAGGCGGACGATATTGGTGGCGCCATTGCCGCCTTGTTCCTCGACAGCAACCGCTGGGTCAACGCCCAGCGTATCGAGATTTCGGGCGGAATGTTTCTGTAA
- a CDS encoding DMT family transporter, which yields MSRADSGLFAAPTASSDTAHGARAAARPLAQFPGSRPIAGILVLILSTWALSGLDASGKWVMGAGVPLLVLCWVRYVVHLALVLALVLPSRGARALRSKRMRDQALRGAIMLAATLSSFMTLRHLPQAEATAINFLAPLIILALAPWILHEPARLSRWVAAGVGFAGVLIVIRPGAGLDPVGTVFGLITACVFAAQYIVTRRLANDDPFTTLIWSGAVGSVCLTIALPFILPSAMPMLASLGPLQWAILISTGAWGCLGHLLQIQAYRQAPASMLAPFLYFQIASASALGWLIWGQFPDALSWLGIAIICASGITIGMVEWRSARRQQ from the coding sequence ATGTCTCGAGCGGATTCCGGCCTGTTTGCTGCGCCGACTGCTTCTTCCGACACGGCCCATGGCGCACGCGCGGCCGCGCGGCCCTTGGCGCAATTCCCGGGCTCCCGCCCCATCGCCGGAATCCTGGTGTTGATACTGTCCACCTGGGCTCTGTCGGGCCTCGATGCCAGCGGAAAATGGGTGATGGGCGCAGGGGTGCCGCTGCTTGTACTGTGCTGGGTGCGGTATGTCGTCCACCTGGCTCTGGTGCTGGCACTCGTGCTGCCCTCGCGGGGCGCGCGGGCGCTGCGCAGCAAGCGCATGCGCGACCAGGCCCTGCGCGGCGCAATCATGCTGGCGGCGACCTTGTCTTCTTTCATGACCTTGCGGCACCTGCCGCAGGCGGAAGCCACCGCCATCAATTTCCTGGCGCCGCTCATTATTCTTGCGCTTGCCCCGTGGATTCTGCACGAGCCCGCGCGCCTGTCCCGCTGGGTCGCGGCGGGGGTCGGCTTTGCCGGAGTCCTGATCGTTATCCGGCCCGGCGCCGGCCTGGACCCCGTCGGAACGGTATTCGGGCTGATCACGGCATGCGTCTTTGCGGCGCAATATATCGTGACGCGCCGCCTGGCAAACGACGATCCATTCACCACACTGATCTGGAGCGGCGCCGTAGGCAGTGTCTGCCTGACCATCGCCCTGCCCTTCATCCTGCCGTCGGCGATGCCCATGCTCGCATCGCTTGGCCCCTTGCAATGGGCAATACTGATCTCGACCGGAGCCTGGGGTTGCCTCGGGCATTTGCTGCAGATCCAGGCCTATCGGCAGGCACCGGCTTCAATGCTGGCGCCGTTCCTCTATTTCCAGATTGCCAGTGCCAGCGCTTTGGGCTGGCTGATCTGGGGCCAGTTTCCCGACGCGCTGAGCTGGCTTGGCATCGCCATCATTTGCGCCAGCGGCATCACCATCGGCATGGTCGAATGGCGATCGGCGCGCCGGCAGCAATAA
- a CDS encoding tripartite tricarboxylate transporter substrate binding protein has protein sequence MKQTDFQRRQFLLGAAAVMTAPLLPGMAKAASDNFPDRPVKIIVPFSPGGPTDLMARTIGKPLSEDLKQAVIVYNKPGGGGAIALGEVRNAAADGYTLAFPSIQAVTNPALRSDFPFDMEHDFTGVTVVGYIAHILVVKADFPAKTLKEFVAMAKAKPEAYSYGSSGNGSSGNLAMEMFKDRAGITVTHVPYRGSGPAVQDMLAGQIQIMFLDTTTAIPLLQSKKLRALAIAPAKRVSVLPDVPTIAEQGYPGFDIHAWYGLLARAGTPQSIIQKIYRSTKKSLQDPNVVKTFHSLGIEPGGNTPAEFNQLIKEDLVAWKGIVKKLNLKIE, from the coding sequence ATGAAGCAAACCGATTTCCAGCGACGCCAGTTCCTGCTTGGAGCCGCAGCCGTGATGACCGCTCCGCTTTTGCCAGGCATGGCAAAGGCAGCATCCGATAATTTTCCCGACCGGCCTGTAAAAATAATCGTGCCGTTCTCGCCCGGGGGGCCGACCGACCTCATGGCCAGAACCATAGGCAAGCCGCTGAGCGAAGATCTGAAGCAAGCCGTGATCGTCTACAACAAGCCGGGCGGCGGCGGCGCAATCGCGCTGGGCGAAGTCCGCAACGCCGCGGCCGATGGCTATACGCTGGCCTTCCCTTCCATCCAGGCGGTCACCAACCCAGCGCTACGATCCGACTTCCCCTTCGATATGGAGCATGATTTCACCGGCGTCACTGTGGTGGGTTACATCGCGCACATACTGGTAGTCAAGGCCGATTTCCCCGCCAAGACTCTCAAGGAATTCGTCGCCATGGCAAAGGCCAAGCCCGAGGCCTATTCATACGGTTCGTCGGGCAACGGTTCTTCCGGCAATCTGGCGATGGAAATGTTCAAGGACCGCGCCGGCATAACAGTGACACACGTCCCCTACCGCGGCTCGGGGCCTGCCGTGCAGGACATGCTGGCGGGGCAGATCCAGATCATGTTCCTGGATACGACCACGGCCATACCCTTGCTGCAATCGAAGAAACTCAGGGCGCTGGCCATCGCGCCCGCCAAACGCGTGTCTGTCTTGCCGGACGTGCCCACGATCGCGGAACAGGGCTATCCGGGTTTCGACATCCACGCCTGGTATGGCCTTCTGGCGCGTGCGGGAACTCCGCAATCCATCATCCAGAAAATCTATCGCAGTACGAAAAAATCCTTGCAAGACCCCAACGTCGTAAAAACTTTCCATTCCCTGGGAATCGAACCAGGCGGAAATACGCCCGCCGAGTTCAACCAGCTCATCAAGGAAGACCTGGTCGCATGGAAAGGCATCGTTAAAAAGCTGAATCTGAAAATCGAATAG
- a CDS encoding D-2-hydroxyacid dehydrogenase family protein → MHIVIPDDYQDCVRTLDCFAKLAQHRVTVFNDSSKNIDVLAERFQDAEAIVLTRERTALTAALLERLPSLKLISQIGKVAQHIDLDACRRLGIAVAQGSGSGAATAELTWALILASRRNLVAEANRVKQGLWQASLGQQLGGQRLGIWSYGRIGKQIAQYGKVFGMSVWVWGGLESTARAREDGIDVAESRDKFFAESDVLSLHIRLSEQTRGIVTLSDLKKMKPSALVANTSRAELIETGALEAALKIGTPGFAAVDVYDDEPLAGPGHPLVQLPNALCTPHLGYVERDNYENYFGTAFDNINNFAAGNATNLV, encoded by the coding sequence ATGCACATAGTTATTCCCGACGACTACCAGGACTGCGTACGCACGCTTGACTGCTTTGCCAAACTCGCGCAACACCGCGTAACGGTGTTCAACGATTCGAGCAAGAACATCGACGTCCTGGCCGAACGTTTTCAGGATGCCGAAGCCATTGTGCTGACACGCGAACGCACCGCGCTGACAGCGGCGCTTCTGGAACGCCTGCCCAGCTTGAAACTGATCAGCCAGATCGGCAAAGTCGCCCAGCACATAGACCTCGATGCCTGCCGCCGGCTGGGCATTGCCGTCGCACAAGGCTCGGGATCGGGTGCGGCCACAGCCGAACTCACTTGGGCGCTGATACTGGCCAGCCGCCGCAATCTGGTGGCGGAAGCCAATCGGGTCAAGCAGGGGCTGTGGCAGGCGAGCCTGGGGCAACAATTAGGGGGACAGCGGCTCGGCATATGGAGCTACGGTCGAATCGGCAAGCAGATTGCCCAGTACGGCAAGGTGTTCGGAATGAGTGTATGGGTCTGGGGTGGGCTGGAATCGACGGCAAGGGCCCGGGAAGACGGCATCGATGTCGCCGAATCGCGCGATAAATTTTTTGCCGAAAGCGATGTACTCAGCCTGCACATAAGGCTTTCGGAACAAACCCGCGGCATCGTCACGCTGTCGGACTTGAAAAAGATGAAACCCTCTGCGCTGGTGGCCAACACCAGCCGCGCCGAGCTGATTGAAACCGGTGCGCTCGAGGCGGCGCTGAAAATCGGCACACCCGGGTTCGCCGCCGTCGATGTCTATGACGACGAACCTTTGGCCGGCCCAGGCCATCCCTTGGTCCAGTTGCCCAATGCCTTGTGCACGCCGCATCTGGGCTATGTTGAACGTGACAACTACGAGAACTACTTCGGCACCGCTTTCGACAATATCAATAATTTTGCCGCCGGCAACGCCACCAATCTGGTTTGA
- a CDS encoding tripartite tricarboxylate transporter substrate binding protein has product MHCKTLILASALCLTALSTSPANAAFPDRPIDIVVPFSPGGGTDQISRTIADGMSKSLHQTVLVLNKPGAGTIIGTGFVAKSKPDGYTLVMATFAHAVNPSLYKNIPYSTDKDFTPVALIGTSPNVLVVNSHSPYKSVKDIIDYAKANPGKLTFGSYGTGTSAHLAAALFENLAKIKMTHVPYKGSSPAITDLLSGQINMVFSTAASVAQYVNSGQLRAIAVTSKKRSFAFPKVPTIAESGLPAYEAESWYGLLAPAGTPPDVIQKLNAAAQQAIKSKAFQQRIEQEGLNAHTGQPQDLQAYISREEKLWHKVVQDAHITLD; this is encoded by the coding sequence ATGCATTGCAAAACCCTGATCCTGGCCAGCGCCCTGTGCCTGACCGCCTTGTCCACCAGTCCCGCGAACGCTGCATTCCCCGACAGGCCGATCGACATCGTGGTGCCCTTCTCGCCAGGCGGGGGTACCGACCAGATATCCCGCACCATTGCCGACGGCATGTCCAAGTCATTGCACCAAACCGTTCTGGTCCTGAACAAACCCGGAGCCGGCACCATCATAGGAACGGGCTTCGTTGCAAAAAGCAAACCCGACGGCTACACCCTGGTCATGGCCACGTTCGCCCACGCGGTGAACCCCAGCCTGTATAAAAACATCCCCTACTCGACCGACAAGGACTTCACCCCCGTAGCCCTGATCGGCACCTCACCCAATGTGCTGGTGGTCAACAGCCACAGCCCTTACAAGAGCGTCAAGGACATTATCGACTATGCCAAGGCCAACCCCGGCAAGCTGACCTTCGGCTCTTACGGTACAGGCACCTCCGCCCATCTGGCGGCAGCCCTGTTCGAGAACCTCGCCAAAATCAAGATGACGCATGTGCCCTACAAAGGCAGCAGCCCGGCCATCACGGATCTGCTCAGCGGGCAGATCAATATGGTGTTCAGCACGGCGGCCAGTGTGGCGCAGTATGTCAACAGCGGGCAATTAAGGGCCATAGCCGTCACGTCGAAAAAGCGCTCTTTCGCCTTCCCCAAGGTACCCACCATTGCCGAATCAGGCCTGCCAGCCTATGAAGCGGAAAGCTGGTACGGCCTGCTGGCGCCAGCCGGAACGCCCCCCGACGTCATACAGAAATTGAATGCGGCGGCCCAACAGGCCATCAAATCAAAAGCCTTCCAGCAACGGATCGAACAAGAAGGCCTGAATGCCCATACTGGACAGCCCCAGGACCTGCAGGCATATATTTCAAGAGAAGAAAAGCTCTGGCACAAAGTTGTGCAAGACGCACACATTACTCTCGACTAA
- a CDS encoding enoyl-CoA hydratase/isomerase family protein, whose protein sequence is MTTPHTIRLDIENDIAVITLARPEKRNALNDSMREDLLTALRQAAYDTSVKALIITGSGQAFCAGGDISAMQERAGAPAGEIAFNGWSRQQKTHQAIAFLHAFPKPVIAAVNGAATGLGADLALSCDFIVASDEATFAWSYVLRGLIPDGGGMYFLPRRVGLSKAKQLIFSGKTITAQEAERIGVADLLAPAETLLAEARNLAREFTGGSSAAIALGKSILNKSFELDAETIFAQGSQAQAICYTTGEHQQSIAAFLNKTQRGR, encoded by the coding sequence ATGACTACTCCACACACTATCCGGCTGGACATCGAAAACGATATCGCGGTCATAACGCTGGCCCGACCGGAAAAACGCAACGCGCTCAACGACAGCATGCGGGAAGACTTGTTGACAGCGCTGCGCCAGGCCGCTTACGACACGTCCGTCAAAGCCCTGATCATTACCGGGAGCGGCCAGGCGTTTTGCGCTGGGGGCGATATCTCCGCCATGCAGGAACGAGCCGGAGCGCCCGCCGGGGAAATCGCGTTCAATGGCTGGAGCCGGCAGCAGAAAACCCACCAGGCCATTGCATTCCTCCATGCATTCCCCAAGCCGGTCATCGCGGCTGTCAATGGGGCAGCCACCGGACTGGGAGCGGACCTGGCCCTGAGCTGCGACTTTATCGTGGCCAGCGACGAGGCCACTTTTGCCTGGAGCTATGTGCTCAGAGGTTTGATACCCGATGGCGGCGGCATGTATTTCCTTCCTCGGCGGGTCGGCCTGAGTAAAGCTAAACAGCTTATCTTTTCGGGCAAGACCATTACCGCACAAGAAGCCGAACGAATCGGCGTCGCCGACCTGCTGGCGCCGGCGGAAACCCTGCTGGCCGAGGCCAGGAACCTGGCGCGCGAATTCACCGGCGGCTCCTCCGCCGCCATCGCGCTGGGCAAATCGATATTGAACAAGAGCTTCGAACTCGACGCCGAAACGATTTTCGCTCAGGGTAGCCAGGCCCAGGCCATCTGCTACACCACCGGCGAACACCAGCAGTCAATCGCTGCTTTTCTGAACAAAACCCAGCGGGGCCGCTAG
- a CDS encoding acetate--CoA ligase family protein: MEAINRLWKPRSIAVIGASSDVTKTSGKPLAYLKKHDFKGQIYPVNPSAREIAGLPCYPDIASLPEAPDVAIVMLSAEKAIPAVRALAAIGTATAIVLASGYAELGEEGARRQEELKKAAGSMRLLGPNTIGLVNLTDNIPLSASGALEVDSLPKGNIALVSQSGGILGSLLSRAATQGIGFSKLVSTSNEADLDLADFTDALIDDEATTVIALYMESLRNPDKFRKIAKRARSAGKPIVVFKVGRSESGARSAVSHTGAMAGSDRMYDALFKEAGVIRVQEFADLLSVPLGLSIGRPLKGNRIAILTSTGGAGTLVADSLGLAGFDTPVPDEATAEKLRSIQNGQQAALDRNPIDVTLAGLDPKLLRGAISTLMLSDSYDAIVAIVGSSALAMPTLVSSAIEDCLSLNGKPVFTYISPHAPHIAAQLNRLGIPAFTAPETCASVFKAMLAASQAAPEYEPTPSTTRQQENIPSGPLNETQSKQLFARFGIPVTREITVANPQEAEHAAKIFAGPVALKMLSDQLTHKSDVGGVMLNLRADTIAEGLLKMQDTVRDKTGDTPQSFLVQEMAGNGEELILGLARDPLGCAILLGTGGTAAELFNDTVLVMQPPDRALTRVEADSMIRTLKSWPLLNGYRGKPLRDTEALVSAIVGFSEMVHCLGPRLLEAEINPIFVKDQGHGVLAADGVVVLAKGT; this comes from the coding sequence ATGGAAGCCATCAATCGTTTATGGAAGCCGCGCAGCATTGCGGTGATCGGCGCCTCGTCGGACGTGACGAAAACATCCGGAAAACCCCTGGCCTATCTGAAGAAACATGATTTCAAGGGCCAGATTTACCCTGTGAATCCAAGCGCGCGCGAGATTGCAGGCTTGCCTTGCTACCCGGATATCGCCTCGCTTCCCGAAGCGCCCGATGTGGCTATCGTCATGCTGAGCGCCGAAAAAGCCATACCCGCCGTACGCGCCCTGGCCGCCATCGGCACCGCAACGGCTATCGTACTGGCCAGCGGCTATGCCGAGCTTGGCGAAGAAGGCGCGAGACGGCAGGAAGAGCTGAAAAAAGCGGCCGGCTCCATGCGACTGCTCGGACCCAACACCATCGGGCTGGTCAATCTGACCGATAACATTCCACTGTCCGCCAGCGGCGCGCTGGAGGTCGACTCTTTGCCCAAGGGAAATATTGCACTCGTGTCCCAGAGCGGCGGTATCCTGGGCTCGCTGCTGTCGCGCGCCGCGACGCAGGGCATAGGGTTTTCGAAACTGGTCTCCACCAGCAATGAAGCCGATCTTGATCTGGCCGACTTCACCGATGCCCTGATCGACGACGAAGCCACAACGGTTATCGCCCTGTACATGGAAAGCCTGCGCAATCCGGATAAATTCCGCAAAATAGCAAAAAGGGCCCGCAGTGCCGGAAAACCCATAGTCGTCTTCAAGGTAGGAAGATCCGAATCCGGAGCGCGCTCCGCCGTCTCGCATACCGGCGCCATGGCAGGCTCCGACAGGATGTACGACGCGCTCTTCAAAGAAGCCGGCGTCATACGCGTTCAGGAATTCGCCGATCTGCTGAGCGTACCGCTGGGCTTATCGATTGGGCGCCCGCTCAAGGGCAACCGGATTGCCATACTGACATCCACCGGTGGAGCGGGCACGCTTGTCGCCGATAGCCTGGGCCTGGCCGGTTTCGACACTCCAGTGCCCGACGAGGCCACGGCGGAAAAACTGAGAAGCATCCAGAACGGCCAGCAAGCGGCACTGGATCGCAACCCTATCGACGTGACGCTGGCCGGGCTGGATCCGAAGCTGCTGCGCGGCGCCATCAGCACCCTCATGCTCAGCGACTCGTACGATGCCATCGTAGCGATCGTGGGATCTTCGGCCCTGGCCATGCCTACACTGGTTTCAAGCGCGATCGAGGACTGCCTGAGCCTGAACGGCAAACCGGTGTTCACCTATATCAGCCCCCATGCGCCGCATATCGCAGCCCAATTGAACCGGCTGGGCATTCCGGCATTTACGGCGCCCGAAACATGCGCATCGGTCTTCAAGGCTATGCTGGCCGCCAGCCAGGCGGCGCCCGAATATGAACCGACGCCCTCCACTACCCGCCAGCAGGAAAACATTCCGTCCGGCCCTTTGAATGAAACACAATCCAAGCAACTGTTTGCACGATTCGGCATTCCCGTTACCCGTGAAATCACTGTCGCCAATCCACAGGAGGCCGAACACGCCGCAAAAATTTTCGCCGGGCCGGTTGCCCTGAAGATGCTTTCCGATCAACTCACGCATAAAAGCGATGTAGGCGGTGTGATGCTCAATCTTCGGGCGGACACTATCGCTGAAGGCCTGCTCAAGATGCAAGACACGGTGCGCGACAAGACAGGCGATACACCGCAATCGTTTCTGGTGCAGGAAATGGCTGGAAACGGCGAGGAGCTGATTCTGGGGCTGGCCCGCGATCCCCTGGGCTGCGCCATACTGCTGGGCACGGGAGGCACAGCTGCCGAGCTGTTCAACGACACGGTGCTTGTAATGCAACCCCCAGACCGGGCCCTTACCAGGGTGGAGGCGGATTCCATGATACGAACGCTGAAGTCATGGCCGCTGCTGAACGGCTACCGAGGAAAGCCGCTGCGGGATACCGAAGCCCTGGTTTCGGCCATTGTCGGTTTCTCGGAAATGGTTCATTGCCTGGGGCCGCGCTTGCTGGAGGCCGAGATCAATCCGATTTTTGTGAAAGACCAAGGCCATGGGGTGCTGGCGGCGGATGGGGTTGTGGTTCTTGCGAAGGGCACTTAA
- a CDS encoding SDR family oxidoreductase → MPGLFDLTGSTALITGSSRGLGFAFGEALAAHGATIVLNGTSAERLDSAVKSLHAKGYAAEKTLFDVSDQTAVVEAFKTLDAKGLIIDILINNAGIQLRKPLVDLELSEWQRVIDTNLTSAFLVGKEAAKRMIARKQGGKIINIGSLMSECARATVAPYTTAKGGIKMLTRAMTAEWAQHNIQVNAIGPGYMATDMNAALISNPQFDSWVKGRTPSGRWGLPDELAGTAVYLASRASNYVNGQIIYVDGGMLAVL, encoded by the coding sequence ATGCCAGGTTTATTTGATTTGACCGGTTCCACCGCACTGATTACGGGCTCATCCAGGGGGCTTGGCTTCGCCTTTGGCGAGGCTTTGGCGGCTCATGGCGCCACCATTGTTCTGAACGGCACGAGTGCCGAAAGACTGGACAGCGCGGTCAAGTCTTTACATGCGAAGGGCTATGCGGCGGAAAAAACGCTGTTCGATGTCAGCGATCAAACAGCGGTTGTCGAGGCCTTCAAGACGCTGGATGCCAAAGGGCTGATCATCGACATTCTGATCAACAATGCCGGGATTCAGCTCAGGAAGCCTCTGGTGGATCTCGAGTTAAGCGAATGGCAACGCGTGATCGACACGAATCTGACCAGCGCTTTTCTGGTGGGAAAAGAAGCCGCTAAAAGGATGATTGCCAGGAAGCAAGGTGGAAAAATAATAAATATCGGGTCTTTGATGAGCGAATGTGCACGCGCGACAGTCGCTCCGTACACCACGGCAAAAGGCGGCATCAAGATGCTGACTCGCGCAATGACTGCAGAATGGGCGCAACACAATATCCAGGTCAATGCCATTGGTCCGGGCTATATGGCAACGGACATGAATGCCGCTTTGATCAGCAACCCGCAATTTGATAGCTGGGTAAAGGGCCGAACTCCTTCCGGCCGGTGGGGCCTGCCCGACGAACTGGCCGGTACGGCGGTTTATCTGGCATCCCGGGCATCCAACTATGTCAATGGCCAGATCATCTATGTGGATGGCGGGATGCTGGCTGTTCTTTAA